The following proteins come from a genomic window of Musa acuminata AAA Group cultivar baxijiao chromosome BXJ1-7, Cavendish_Baxijiao_AAA, whole genome shotgun sequence:
- the LOC103991004 gene encoding 14-3-3-like protein GF14 iota: protein MSTEKVRESHVYMAKLAEQAERYEEMAESMKKVAKLDVELTAEERNLLSVGYKNVIGARRASWRIMSSIEQKEESKGNEQNVKLIKDYRQKIEEELTQMCDDILAIIDQHLIPFSSSVESKVFYAKMKGDYYRYIAEFKTEEERKEAADQSLKGYQDASEKANTELPPTHPIRLGLALNFSVFYYEILNSPERACQLAKQAFDEAIAELDTLSEESYKDSTLIMQLLRDNLTLWTSELPEDGGDGAVKNEAGVAAAAKPEVQDARS, encoded by the exons ATGTCGACGGAGAAGGTGAGGGAGAGCCATGTCTATATGGCCAAGCTCGCCGAGCAAGCCGAGCGCTACGAAG AAATGGCTGAAAGCATGAAGAAAGTTGCGAAGCTTGATGTGGAGCTGACAGCCGAAGAAAGAAACCTCCTCTCGGTGGGCTACAAAAATGTGATCGGGGCTCGCCGGGCGTCCTGGCGCATCATGTCGTCCATCGAGCAGAAGGAAGAGTCAAAGGGAAACGAGCAGAATGTTAAGCTGATCAAGGACTATCGGCAGAAGATAGAGGAAGAACTCACCCAGATGTGTGATGACATCTTGGCCATCATCGATCAGCATCTCATCCCGTTCTCCAGCAGCGTCGAATCTAAAGTATTTTATGCCAAAAT GAAGGGTGATTATTACCGCTACATTGCAGAGTTCAAGACcgaagaagaaaggaaagaagcagcCGATCAGTCTTTGAAGGGCTATCAG GATGCCTCTGAAAAAGCCAACACTGAGCTGCCCCCAACCCATCCAATTCGACTCGGTCTTGCTCTCAACTTTTCAGTTTTCTACTACGAAATCCTGAATTCTCCTGAGAG GGCATGTCAATTGGCAAAACAAGCTTTCGATGAAGCGATTGCAGAATTAGACACCCTTAGCGAGGAGTCATACAAGGATAGCACCTTGATCATGCAATTGCTGAGGGACAACCTTACTCTTTGGACTTCTGAGTTACCTGAGGACGGAGGTGATGGTGCAGTCAAGAATGAAGCGGGCGTAGCAGCTGCTGCTAAGCCTGAGGTACAAGATGCTCGATCCTAA